One genomic segment of Mangifera indica cultivar Alphonso chromosome 6, CATAS_Mindica_2.1, whole genome shotgun sequence includes these proteins:
- the LOC123218078 gene encoding protease Do-like 10, mitochondrial: MLGSALRRVATRLSSFPSPSSSFLIFNNSTNPNSTSGRLFHLPHFYLFSTTVTVPAAHETSILRSTRDKLGGGRRARRPVRHRFVKKSSGNVTTNTYAAIELALDSVVKVFTVSRSPNYFLPWQNKSQRETTGSGFVIHGKKILTNAHVVADHTFVMVRKHGGSTKFRAQVEAVGHECDLAILVVDSEEFWEGVTFLELGDIPFLQQAVAVVGYPQGGDNISVTKGVVSRVEPTQYVHGATQLMAIQIDAAINPGNSGGPAIMGNKVVGVAFQNLSGAENIGYIIPVPVIRHFIIGVEENGKYVGFCSLGLSCQTTENVQLRNYFGMKPEMTGVLVDKINPLSDAHKILKKDDIILAFDSVPIANDGTVHFRNRERITFDHLVSMKKPNEKCLLRVLRDAKEYEFSITLRPLQPLVPVHQFDKLPSYYIFAGLVFIPLTQPYLHEYGEDWYNTSPRRLCERALRELPKKAGEQLVILSQVLMDDISAGYERFAELQIKRVNGVEIENLKHLSEQVENCSSECLRFDLDDDRVIVLDYQKAKLATNRILKLHRIPSAMSSDLRGEENPEIELACAS; this comes from the exons ATGCTGGGTTCAGCATTGCGCAGAGTCGCCACCAGGCTCTCCTCTTTTCCTTCTCCTTCTTCCTCATTTCTCATCTTCAATAATTCAACTAACCCCAACTCAACCTCAGGCAGACTGTTTCATCTTCctcatttttaccttttttcaaCCACGGTAACGGTGCCGGCGGCTCATGAAACTAGCATTTTGAGAAGCACCAGGGACAAGTTGGGTGGAGGCCGACGAGCAAGACGACCAGTACGACATCGTTTCGTTAAGAAAAGTAGTGGTAATGTTACGACAAATACTTATGCTGCAATTGAGCTGGCTTTGGATTCGGTGGTAAAGGTTTTCACAGTTTCCAGAAGCCCCAACTATTTTCTTCCGTGGCAGAACAAATCCCAACGAGAGACGACCGGTTCag GATTTGTTATTCATGGAAAAAAGATTCTAACAAATGCTCATGTGGTGGCGGATCATACATTTGTGATGGTAAGAAAGCATGGTGGTTCTACCAAATTTAGAGCCCAAGTTGAAGCCGTGGGTCATGAATGTGACTTAGCCATTCTTGTTGTTGATAGTGAAGAATTTTGGGAGGGTGTGACTTTTTTAGAGCTAGGAGATATTCCATTTCTTCAACAAGCTGTTGCAGTTGTTGGATATCCTCAAG GTGGTGACAACATTTCGGTAACTAAAGGAGTTGTTTCCAGAGTTGAACCAACCCAATATGTCCATGGTGCAACACAGCTGATGGCTATACAGATTGATGCTGCTATAAATCCTGGCAATAGTGGTGGCCCAGCAATTATGGGCAATAAAGTTGTTGGTGTTGCCTTTCAAAATCTTTCCGGTGCCGAGAATATAGG TTATATTATTCCTGTTCCAGTTATAAGGCATTTTATAATTGGTGTTgaggaaaatggaaaatatgtTGGATTCTGCTCTCTAGGACTATCATGCCAAACCACAGAGAATGTTCAACTTCGAAACTACTTTGGAATGAAACCTGAAATGACTGGAGTACTTGTGGACAAAATTAATCCTCTATCAGATGCTCATAAAATCTTGAAAAAAGATGATATCATCCTCGCATTCGATTCCGTGCCAATAGCAAATGATGGGACAG TTCATTTTCGTAACAGAGAACGGATAACATTTGATCATTTGGTGTCAATGAAGAAACCCAATGAAAAATGTTTACTTAGAGTCTTGAGGGATGCCAAAGAGTACGAATTCAGTATCACACTACGACCT TTGCAACCACTAGTTCCAGTGCATCAGTTTGATAAGCTACCTAGCTATTATATTTTTGCTGGCCTGGTCTTTATTCCACTTACCCAGCCATACCTTCATGAGTATGGAGAAGATTGGTATAACACTTCACCACGTAGATTGTGTGAGCGTGCATTGAGAGAGTTGCCTAAGAAGGCTGGTGAACAACTTGTTATTCTTTCTCAG GTTCTGATGGATGATATCAGTGCCGGGTATGAGCGTTTTGCAGAATTACAG ATTAAGAGGGTCAATGGGGTGGAAATTGAAAACTTGAAGCATCTATCTGAACAAGTCGAAAACTGTAGCTCAGAATGCTTGAGGTTTGATTTGGATGATGACAGGGTAATTGTATTGGACTATCAGAAGGCGAAACTTGCCACAAATAGAATATTGAAACTTCACAGAATACCGTCTGCAATGTCTAGTGACCTTAGAGGCGAAGAGAACCCGGAAATTGAGTTGGCCTGCGCAAGCTGA